Part of the Streptomyces europaeiscabiei genome is shown below.
CGACCAAGGCAAGCTTCGGCCAAGGTGGCGCAAAACATGCGGAACGCCGTCCGCGTCAGCCGCGTACCTGCCCCAGCCATTGCAGTGTGCGCCGGACCTCGCCCGCCAGCGGATGGCCCGGCCCGCGCAGCCGCTCCACGTCCAGCAGCAGGCGGCCCAGGGTCTCGTGGGCGGCGCCGCGGTCGCCGAGGGCGAGGAGCAGGTGGCCTATGCGGCGGCGGACATCGAGGGAGAGTTCGGGGTCGCCGCCGACGTACTGGTTCTCGTAGTACGGCAGCAGGGAGCGGTACTCGGCGAGGGCCGCGGCCGGTTCGCCGAGCTGTTCGAGGCACTGGGCGGAGTCGTAGCGGAAGCGCAGTGCCTGGGGGTCGGCCTGGCCGGCCTCGGCGGCGCGCTCGTCGCCGAGGCGGCGCAGCTCGGGCAGGGCCCGGCGGTACTGGCCGTCGTCCATGAGGGTGGCCGCGTACTGCTTGCGCAGGGTGCGGACCACGGGCGAGTGCTCGCCGTGCTGGGCGGCGGCGGCCGGGAGGATCGCGCCGAGGATGTCGACGGCCTGGGTGATGCGGCCCTCGCCGAGGAGCCGCTTGACCTCGTCGACGGCGCCCGCCACGTCGGGTTTGTCGGCCGCGGGCGCCTGGTCGGGCGCGGCCGACGGCTGCGGCGCGGGGATGCGGGCGCGGTCCGGCCAGGGGGCGTGGGGGCGCAGGAAGGGGCGCGTGGGGTCGAGCGGGGAGCCGGTGGGCATACCGCGCGCGGGCAGCAGCGGGAGGAGTTGTTCGTACGTCTCCTGCGCGGAGGAGGGGCGGTGCTGCGGGTCCTTGGAGAGCAGCCGGAGGACCAGGGCCTCCAGGTTCTCCGGCACCTCGGGGCGCAGGCGGCGGACGGGGACCGGCGGCTCGTAGAGGTGGCGGTGCAGGACGCCGAGGGCCGTGGAGCCCGTGAACGGGACGTTCCCGCTGAGCAGTTCGTGTATCAGCACACCGAGGGCGTACAGGTCGGTGTACGGGCCGACCGCGCCGCCCATGGCCTGTTCGGGGGCCATGTAGGCAGGGCTGCCGATGGGCGAACCGGTGTGGGTCAGGCGGGTGGTGTCGGTGTCCATGACGGAGGCGACGCCGAGGTCGAGGACGGTGACCGTGCCGTCCTGCTTGACCATGACGTTCCGCGGCTTGAGGTCGCGGTGGATGATCGGCACCGCGTGCACGGCGGACAGCACCGCGCACAGCTGGGCGGCGACCGAGACGGCCCACTGCCACGGGTACGGGTCGTGCTCGGCGAGATGGTCGGCGAGGTCGGCCCCGTCGACGTACTGCATGACGAGGAACAGCTCCTCGTCCTCGCTGCCCGCGTCGTGCACGGTCACCAGGCCGGGGTGGTCGACCTGGGCCGTGACACGGCACTCACGCACGAAGCGGCGCCTCAGCTCGTCGGCCTCCTGGCCCGCGACCTTGTCCGGGCGCAGCAGTTTCACCGCCACGCGCCGGTCGAGGCGCTGGTCGTACGCCGTCCACACCTGGCCCATGCCGCCCTGTCCGATGAGCGTGGACAGTTCGTAGCGGCCGGTTATCAGGCGTCCCGTCCCCCGCCCCTGTGTCACCGGTCTCCTTCGTGATTGCGGAGATAGTCACTGAGCTCGTCGAGCTCGGCGCGCACCTGGTCTATCCGTGCGGGCCCGGGACGCTGCGGCTCCGGGCCGGGCTGGGGCTGCTGCGGGGGCTGCGGCTGGACGGGCGGCTGCTGGACCGGCGGGGCGGGGGTGTAGGGCTGTGGGACCTGGACCGGCGGGTAGCTGTACCCGGTCTGCTGCGAGTACATCGTGGTCTGGGCGTACGGCGACGACGGGACCGGCCGAGGGCGGCTGAAGTGACGTATGTCCGCGTACAGGTAGTACGCGACGATGGCCGCGAGTCCGCCGAATAGCAGCCCCATGCCGACGTCGCCGCGCCAGGTGGTGAACTCTTCCTCGCCCGGGTCGGTGCCGATGATGTACAGGGTCGCGACGATGTGGACAATCGCCAGGCCGAACAGCCACCAGTCGCGGGGCCTGCGGGTCACCGAGGCGAGCCGTAGCAGACATGCCCAGGCGAGCAGGCCACAGCTCATGACCGCGACCACCACGAAGATCACACGGAGTGTGACCTGGCCCCCCTGGTCGGGGCCGGGGGGCGGTGTCGGCGCATAGCCGTGGCCTTGCATGGCTGCTCCTGATGCCTGGTGAGAGCGGACTTTCGATGTCGTCCCGAGGGTATCGGTCGACCACGACATGAGGTCCAGGGTTGTGGACAACCGTTGTAGTACCGCAGTGCTGGTCACGCCGCCCGAGGCGGAGTGGTTCCGTCCGGTAGGCGTGATCGTAGGGGGAGTTCGCGGTGTCGGGCCGCCGCGACCGCCCGTCCGCGACCGCCCGTCCGCGATCGCCCCGTCCGAGGGCTCCCCGACCGCCCCGTCCGCGTGCTCAGTCCGGGACGACCGTGCCGTCCGTCAGTCCGTCGTACATGCCGCGCACGAGGCGTTCGCCGAGGCGGCCGGCCTGGCGGAGCGCGTCCTCGAAGGCGGCCAGCGCGCGGAACCGTTCGCCGTAGCGGCGCTGCTGGTCCAGGGGGAGCCGGGGCAGTTGGAGGCGGCGTACGTCGAGGCGGGTCGCGGTGGAGGCATAGCTGCTGGCCTGGCGGCTGTTGGCGGTGCCGCGCAGGAAACCGGCGACGAACCACGCGTCGAGCGCGGCCCGGTCGGGGCGCAGCAGCGTGAGGTTGCGGCCGAGGGCGGCGCCCGCGGTCTCCTCGTCGATCACCCGCGCGACCCCGCCGCCGCCGAGGACGGGGACGACGACGTCGCCGGGCTCCACGAGCACGGGGTCCTCACCCGTCTCGGGCAGGGTTCCCGAGGGTGCCGTACCGGCCAGGACGTCGTGATCGGTGAGCACGCGCGGGTGGGGGCCGCTTCCGCCCGTGCGCAGCACCAGGGCTCCCCCGCGCGCGAGTTCGCCGACCGTGGTGAGCGGCCAGCGGGTGGGCTGCGCGTCCCCGGCGAGCGGGGGCGTGAGGTCGGCGGCCAGGCGGAGGGTGTCGCCCAGGCGTTCACGCACGGCGGTCAGTTGCTCGGCGCCGCCGCCCGCGGCCGGGGGCGGCAGATGCCGGGCGGGGGCCAGGTCCACGTCGTCGTCCAGCAGGTCGATGACCGGCACAGGACGGCTGAGTCCCGGCCGCTCCGCCCCTCCGCCCGCCCGCTCGAAGGGCCGCCAGGCGTCGAGCACGACGGCACGCACCGCCGTCCAGTCGAACCCGCTGCGCCCCTCGTGGACGAGCCGCCCGGTGTCGACGAGCAGCAACTCGGGCGGCACGGGCGCCTTGCCGGGCCTGCGCAGCACCCACAGGTGCAGCGGGATGTTGTACGGGGGTGCCGCACCGACCGGGAGGGCGATCACGGCACGCAGGGCGCCCCGGCGCAGCAGGTCGGCGCGGATACGGCGCCCCGAGCGGCGGCTCGCGGCGGCCGGCGGCATCAGCAGGACGGCGGTGCCGCCGTCCTCCAGGCGAGCCAGCGCGTGCTGCACCCAGGCGAGTTCGGATTCCGTACGGGCCGGGAAGCCGTACTCCCAGCGCGGGTCGTAGGCGAGTTCGTCGTGGCCCCAGTTGCGCTCGTTGAACGGCGGGTGACACAGGACGGCCTCGGCCCTGAGGTGCTCGTGGGCGTCCGCGCGGAGGCTGTCCCCCGTGGCGGTGCGGACGGTGCTCTTGGTGCGCAACGCGAGGCGGAGCGCGGTGAGGGCGGCCAGTTCGCGGGAGCTGTCCTGGCCGTACAGCTCCTGGCCGGGGCGGGCGGCGACGGCGCGCAGGAGGGCGCCGGTGCCGCAGGCCGGGTCGAGCACCGAGCGGGCGGGCCCGGCGAGTTCGGCCATCAGCTCGGCGAGCTCGCCCGGAGTGAGCGTGTACTGGCGCGGGTTGGCGTCGAGGTGCCGGGCGAGCAGGAACTCGAAGGTCTGCCGCGCTCCCAGGTCTGCCGCGAGTTCGGTGGCGCCGCGCAGCAGCGGGATCGAGGGCAGCATCTCGGCGGGTGTCGGCTGGAGTACGGCGGGCTCCCCGGCCGGGCTGAAGCGCGGAGCGAGGACGTCCCGGAGCGGCTCGGGGAGGATCCGGGCCAGCTGCTCGTCGTCGGGGCACGCGCTCAACTCGAGCCAGGCCAGG
Proteins encoded:
- a CDS encoding serine/threonine-protein kinase, which codes for MSTLIGQGGMGQVWTAYDQRLDRRVAVKLLRPDKVAGQEADELRRRFVRECRVTAQVDHPGLVTVHDAGSEDEELFLVMQYVDGADLADHLAEHDPYPWQWAVSVAAQLCAVLSAVHAVPIIHRDLKPRNVMVKQDGTVTVLDLGVASVMDTDTTRLTHTGSPIGSPAYMAPEQAMGGAVGPYTDLYALGVLIHELLSGNVPFTGSTALGVLHRHLYEPPVPVRRLRPEVPENLEALVLRLLSKDPQHRPSSAQETYEQLLPLLPARGMPTGSPLDPTRPFLRPHAPWPDRARIPAPQPSAAPDQAPAADKPDVAGAVDEVKRLLGEGRITQAVDILGAILPAAAAQHGEHSPVVRTLRKQYAATLMDDGQYRRALPELRRLGDERAAEAGQADPQALRFRYDSAQCLEQLGEPAAALAEYRSLLPYYENQYVGGDPELSLDVRRRIGHLLLALGDRGAAHETLGRLLLDVERLRGPGHPLAGEVRRTLQWLGQVRG
- a CDS encoding N-6 DNA methylase → MQGNGTEVTAADIARLAGVGRAAVSNWRRRHADFPKPVGGTETSPAFALGEVEEWLRDQGKLAEVPLKERVWQQVTGHPEGPVTALVHAGCALLYLHDRPLAWLELSACPDDEQLARILPEPLRDVLAPRFSPAGEPAVLQPTPAEMLPSIPLLRGATELAADLGARQTFEFLLARHLDANPRQYTLTPGELAELMAELAGPARSVLDPACGTGALLRAVAARPGQELYGQDSSRELAALTALRLALRTKSTVRTATGDSLRADAHEHLRAEAVLCHPPFNERNWGHDELAYDPRWEYGFPARTESELAWVQHALARLEDGGTAVLLMPPAAASRRSGRRIRADLLRRGALRAVIALPVGAAPPYNIPLHLWVLRRPGKAPVPPELLLVDTGRLVHEGRSGFDWTAVRAVVLDAWRPFERAGGGAERPGLSRPVPVIDLLDDDVDLAPARHLPPPAAGGGAEQLTAVRERLGDTLRLAADLTPPLAGDAQPTRWPLTTVGELARGGALVLRTGGSGPHPRVLTDHDVLAGTAPSGTLPETGEDPVLVEPGDVVVPVLGGGGVARVIDEETAGAALGRNLTLLRPDRAALDAWFVAGFLRGTANSRQASSYASTATRLDVRRLQLPRLPLDQQRRYGERFRALAAFEDALRQAGRLGERLVRGMYDGLTDGTVVPD